The nucleotide window TTCCCGCCTTCCCATGCGGCCAGCGACCCTCCGCCATCGGCGGGCAATCGGTCAGCACCCTCTGGGGGCCGTTCCCCTTCACCGTCCCGTTCAATATCACCGGCCAGCCTGCCGCAAGCCTCCCCTGCGGCTTCACCAAGGACGGCCTGCCCGTCGGCCTGCAGATCGTCGGGCGCATAGGCGAAGACGACATGGTGATGCGCGCCGCCGCCGCCTTTGAAGCGGCTCGCCCCTGGTCTGATCGCAAGCCTCACCTGGACTAGTCCTATGCCGCTGAACCCCAAGTGCGGGCCGCTGATTGACGGCTACAACGCCCGCTATGGTGGCAAGCCGCGCACTGCCCAGACGCTGCCCGGCATCCGGGCGCAGATGGAGGCGGCCTTGGCGCTCGGCAAGCCGAAGGTCGCCAGCGTCGAAGACCGGCGCATCCCCGGTCCCCACGGCGAGATTCCCTTCCGGGTCTACAAGCCCCTGAAGGCTGGACGGCCGCTGCCTGTCCTTGTCACGTTCCACGGCGGCGGCTGGACCATCGGCAGCGTCAACTCCCACGATGGCACTGCCCGAAGGCTGGCCCTGGCCGCTGAGTGCGCCGTCGTCTCCGTGGACTATCGACTCGCCCCGGAGCACAAGTTCCCTATCCCGTTCGACGATTGCTACGCGGCGATGGTGTGGGTAGCCGAACACTCCCGAGAGCTCGGTGTGGATGGCGCGAGGATCGCCGTGGGCGGCGATAGCTCAGGCGGCAACTTGGCGGCGGCCGTTGCCCTCAAGGCGCGGGATGCAGGCGGTCCCAAGCTCGCCTTCCAACTACTCATCTACCCGGCGCTCGACCGCAACTTGGAGACGGCGTCATATAGGCAAAACGCGAGCGGCTATCTCCTCACGCGGGAGACGATGGCCGTCAACTGGGCCCTCTACCTTGGGAGCGAAGCGGATGCCAAGAACCCCTACGCCTGCCCCATCCAGGCCAAGGACCTTCGCGGGCTGCCTCCTGCCCTTATCATCACGGCTGAGTATGATCCCCTTCGCGATGACGGTGATATCTACGCGAAGAGACTGCGCGCTGCAGACGTTCCTGTGGCCTATACCTGCTACGAAGGCATGATCCACGCCTTCTTCAGCTATAGCGAAGTCTTGGCCGAAGCGAAGCAGGCGCTCGCCCAGGCGGGCGAGGCGCTCAAGAAGGCCTTTCGCGCCTAGCAATGCGGCCCGCACCCTGCCTGCCGCCTCTCCCTACCTAAAAGAGAGGCCGGAAGTGAGATCGAAGGAACGCTACTTCAGCCAGCCTAGCTCATATTGCAAGAGCAGGATGCCCACTGAGGCGATGAGCGTCAGCACCGTGACGACGGCGCCCACCTTGAAGAACTCCCCGAACTTCAGCGTCACGCCATCGCGGTAGGCCACCTCCGCCACGATAAGGTTGGCCACAGCCCCGATGAGCGTCATGTTGCCCCCGAGCGTCGCGCCGGAGGCCAGGGAGAGCCACAGCAGGTTGCTATTGGAGTCCTGCAGGAGGGGGATCACCAAGAGCGTGAAGGGCACGTTGCTCACGATTTGCGAAACGACGGTGCTGATGCCGTGGATGGAGACGACGCCCGCCGTGTTCGCGTCTAAGCTCACCCGGTCAAGGAAGAAATCCAGGACGCCCGCATCCTGCGCGCCGTGGACCACGATGAAGAGCCCGGCAAAGAAGAGCAGGAGCACCCAGTCCACATCCTTGATGATATTGGAGGGCTTTATCCCGCTCACCACCACGGCGACTCCTCCAGCCGAGAGGGCGATGACGGCAAGCCGCAGGTCTAGGAAGCTGTGGAGGAAAAACGTGACGATGACGCCGATGACGATGGGCGTCATGCGCAGGAGCTTCTGCCTGTCTATGGGAATGGCCTTTGTTGCCGTCTCCTGTAGGGAGGATCCTCCGTCCTTCGCGGTGAGCTGGTTTCGGTAGAAGAGCCAGATGACGCCCATGAGGATGAGCGTTGAGACGAACGCCACGGGCAGCAGGTGCAGGAAGAAGCGCCCGAATGAGATTTCGGATGTGATGCCGATGAGCACATTCTGCGGGTTGCCGATGATGGTGGCTGAGGAGCCGATGTTGGAGGCCATCGCCTCCGCGATGAGGTAGGGGATCGGATTCAGGCGGTTCATCCTGCAGGCCTGGATGATGACCGGTGTAAAGAGCAGCACGATGACGTCATTCACCAGGAAGGCGCTGAAGACCGCCGTTGCGACGATGACCACTGCCATCAGCTTGATCGGCGAGCCGGTGGCCGAGACCGTCTTGACAGCCAGGAGCGTGAAGAAGCCCGCCTGCTGCAGCACCACCACCAGCATCATCATGCCCAACAGCAGCGCGATGGTATCGAAGTTGACGGCGGCCACCGCTTCATCGAAGGTGAGGACGCCCGCCAGCACCATCAGCGTCGCGCCGATGAGCGCGGCCGTCGGCCTATCAATGTTGACCTTGGGGACGCGGTTGAAGGCGATGCCTAGATAGGTCAGCGCAAAGATAAGAGCGGCGGCGGCCACTGCGTCCTCCTCAGCTTGGTAAGGATAGGCGAGGGAGGAGGTGCATCACAGGGCGGCAGGCCTGCTCGCCAGGGCGAGCCGCACCGCATCGCGCAGGGTCTCCGCGTAAAGGAGCTTCAGCTCGCCGGGGGCCTTCACGCTGCCGTTGGCCTGTCCCGGCAGCACGCAGAGCTTGAAGCCCAGCGCCGCCGCCTCCGCCAGCCTGCGCTCCGTCTGGTTCACCGGGCGCAGTTCGCCGCTCAGACCCACTTCGCCCATCACCACGCACCGCTCGCGCAGGGGCGTATCGCGCAGGCTGGAGGCTACCGCCAGGGCGATCGCCGCATCCGCCGCAGGCTCTTCGATGTGCAGTCCGCCCACCACGTTCACGATGACATCTTGCCCGCTCATCGGCAGGCCTAGGTGCTTGGTCAGCACCGCGAGGATAAGCAGCAGGCGGTTGAAGTCAACGCCGTTGGCGATGCGCCGCGCTGGCCCCAGCCCGGCGGGTGTCGCCAGGGCCTGGATCTCCACCAGCAGCGGTCGCGTTCCCTCAAGCGTCGGCACGATGGCCGAGCCCATGGCCGATTCCTGCCTGTGGGCCAGGAAGGCCTCCGAGGGATTCGTCACCTCGCTCAGTCCCCCATCCCGCATCTCAAAGATGCCCACTTCGTTGGTGGAGCCGAAGCGATTCTTCACGCCCCGCAGGATGCGGAATGGGCTGAAGCCTTCACCCTCCAGGTAAAGCACCACGTCCACCATGTGCTCCAGCACCCGCGGCCCGGCGATGGCTCCGTCCTTGGTGACGTGCCCGGCGATCATCACCGGCGTCCCGTGGCTCTTGGCCCACTGCATCAGCCGCAGGGCGCACTCCCGTACCTGGCCCACGCTCCCCGCCGCAGAGGTGACGGCTGAAAGGGCCATCGTTTGGATGGAGTCTACGATCACCAGGGCGGGTTTCGATTGGTCGAGCCGCGCCAGCACAGCGTCAAGGTCCGTCTCCGCCAGGAGATGCAGGCCCTTGCCCTTGAGTCCCAGGCGCGAAGCTCTCAGCTTGATCTGCTGCGGCGATTCTTCGCCGGAGACGTAGACCACAGGCCCGATGCCGTCCGCCACCGCCTGCGCCACTTGCAGCAACAGCGTTGACTTTCCGATGCCCGGGTCCCCGCCGATCAGCGTCAGCGAGCCGGGGACGATGCCTCCCCCAAGCACGCGGTTCACTTCCCGCAGAGGCAGCGCCATCCGCGTCGTGTCTGACATGGCGATGCCGGAGAGCTCGATGCTCTCGCTCGCCTTGCCGCCCGTCCAGGGGCGCGCGGCAGTGGGCGCGGCCACGAGCGTCTCCACCATGGTGTTGAACTGCCCGCATTCCGGACAACGCCCCAGCCACTTGGGACTCTCCGCGCTGCACTGCTGGCAGACAAAGAGACTCTTGGGATGCGATTTAGCCATCGTCGTGCCCGGTATTGTACCGTCGCCCTACGTGATGCGCCATCAGCCGATGGCACACGTTGTCTTCCGGCCGCTGCCTGTGCCGATTGCGTCATGCAGTTGCATTGACATACCTTGGGGTCTTACCTACAATTGCCCTGCCTTGCGGTTTCGGTTTGCATGTGGAGCGTGGGTTCGCCGCAAGTACTCTTCGCCAAGGAACTACCGTGACTGTTGCCAAGTCACTTTTTGAGTTGCAGGAGCTTGACCTTCAACTCGATAAGTTTGCCAAGTCCATCGCCCAGATAGATGCCGAGCTCAAAGGAAGCAAAGCCCTCATCGTCGCGAAGGCGGAGTTGGCCAAGCGGCAGAAGGCGCTCCAGGATCTCCAGGCCCAGCAGAAGACCGCTGAGCTGGATGCTGCGGACGCCAAGGAGCGGGTGACAACCGTCGAAGGTCGCATGATGGGCAACCAGGCCACCGCCCGCGAGTTGCCTGCGCTCCAGAAGGAAGTGACGAATCTCAAAGGCCGCCTGAAAGGGGCCGAAGAGCAGGTCGTCGCGGCGATGGAGCGCGTCGAGCAGGCCAAGAAGGCCGCCGATGAGCAGGCCGCAGTGGTGAAGGCCGAAGAGACCAAGTGGGCGGAACAGCAGAAAAAGCTGGCGGAGGATAGGCAGAAGTTCGCCGCCGAAGTTCCCGGGGTTCGTTCCCAGCGCGACGATTTCGCCAAGGAAATTGCCGACCAGGCGAAGGCCGCGTATCAAAGCATCCGCACAAAGAAAGGCGGAGTCGGCGTCTCCAAGGTTCAGGGCGGTATCTGCTCCGGCTGTCGCATCACCCTGCCCACCACGCTCGTCCAGAGGGCCCGCGCCGGCAAAGAGTTGGTCTATTGCGGCAATTGCGGTCGTATCTTGTACGTCCCGTAGAGTGAAACCCTCTGCCGCGCCTGCTGAACGGGAGCGGCCAAGCGCAGCCAAAGAGCGGACCCGCGATGCAGAAGACAGCCAATCGCCCCGCCGTCCACCAGACAAAAGCCATCGCCTACGTCCGCGCCTCTGGGAAGACGGCTGCCCCCGCGGCCGATCACGAGCAGTCCTTCGCCGCCTTTTGCGCCCGTTTGGGCTATCACCCGGCAGCTTCCTTTGTGGAGAAGGACGGCCTCTCTTCCGTCTTTGCCGACTTGGTTGATGCCGTCCGTAGAGAAGGCGCAGGCGTCGTTGTCGCCGTTCCCTCGCTGGAAGCCTTCGGCGCGAAGACCCATGATCCCGCCCTTGCGCTCCTCGAGCTGGAGAGCCTGGGCGCCAAGGTCCAGCTCATGGCCACAGGCCAGGCGGTTGACCTGGGCAAGATCCTGACGTCCCAGCCCTCCAAGATGGGCAAGCCCCCTGGCCTGGCTGAGCGCATCACCTCAGCCATGTACAAGCGCGCCGTCAAGGGCGAAGGCTTGGGCAAGCCGCCCTACGGCTATCGCATCGGCCAATCGCGCAAGCTGGAGATCCACGAGGCGGAGTCCGAAGCCGTCAAGACAATCTTCCATCTCTACACCCAGAGGAACGTCGGCATCCGCCTCATCGCCCGCCACTTGAACGAGCACAACGTCCCCACGCGCAGGGGCGGCAAGTGGAGTATGGTCACCATCCGGGACATCCTGCGCAATCGCGCCTATCTGGGCACCTACACCCGCTTCGGCGTGCGCGTCCCGGGTAGCCACCCCGCCATCATCACCCCGGATATGTTCCGCTGGGCGCAGAACAAGCTGGAGGAGCGCAAGCCCCGCCGCAAGAACGGCCAGGCGGAGCCCTACGTCCTCTCCGGCCTGATCTACTGCGGCTATTGCAACAACCGCATGGTCGGCGTGACCCGCAAGCAGAGCTGGACGCGCCGCAAGGACGGCTCCAGGAAAGAGAAGCAGTATCGCTACTACCAGTGCCAATCGCGCACCAACCAGAGCGTCTGCCAGTACCACACCCATCGCTCCGACCAGTTTGAATCGAACGTTCTCACCTTTCTGGGCAACCGCGCGCCTGAGCTGGAGACGATGCAGGAGAAACGCGCCGCCCCTTCTGCCGCGGCGCTCCAAAAGGAGCGCCAGCGCCTGGAGACGGCCCGAGCTCGGGCGGAGCGCAAGCTGCGACAGCTTCTTCGCCTGGTTGCCTCAGGCAAACTTCCCTACCTGCGCTTCAAGGAGATGGGCGATCGGCTCATCGCCGAGCGGCGCGAGGCGCAGGACGGCATCCGTCGCATGGCTGCGGCGCGCTCCTCCTCCGCCGGGACATCCGGCCAACAGGCGGCGCAGGCCATCCGAGGCCTTCTCGCCGGTTGGAGCGGCATGGATACCAACGCTCGACGCGCCCTTCTCAACGGTCTCATCGAAAAGATTATCGTCTTTGACGATCGCACGGATATCCATCTGCGCGCCGCGTAAGAGAGGCTGGTATGCTCAATATCGGGCTCTCCATCTTCGGCCTCAAGCCTTCGAGCATGCCCAAGGTGGCGGCGCGCGCTGAGGAGCTGGGCTTCGGCTCTATCTGGGTCGCCGAACACCTCGTCTTCCCGGCGGTCATCCCGCCCACCTACCCCTACTCCTCCAGCGGGCATCCGCCCATCAACCCGGATACGCCGCTCCTTGATCCCTGGGTGGTGCTGAGCTACATCGCCGCTGCGACAAAGAAGGTGAAGCTCGGCACGGGCGTCTACATCCTGCCCCTCCGCAGTCCGTTCGTCACGGCCCGCGCCGTCACCACCCTTGATAGGCTGTCAGAGGGGCGGGTGATTCTTGGCGTCGGCGTCGGCTGGCTCAAAGAGGAGTTCCAGGCCGTGGGCGAAAACTGGGAGAATCGGCTCAAGCGCACCAGGGAGACCGTCGAAATCATCAGGAAGCTCTGGACGGAAGAGACCATTGCCTATAAGGGGCAGTACTATTCCTTCGATGCCGTGAAGTTCCAGCCCAAGCCGGTGCAGAAGCCCTGCATACCCATCGAGTTCGGCGGCGAGACCAAGGCCGCATTGCGCAGGGCCGCCGAGCTTGGCGATGGCTGGATCGCCGCTGGCCGCTGGCAGCCTGACGACGTAGCGAAGGTCGTCGCCGAGATCCAGGGCTACCGCCGCGAAGCCGGGCGCACCGGGCCCTTCAACATCACCTGTAGCTGCGCCCTGGAGCCTACGCCGGAGAATGTCCGGCGCTACGAAGCCGCGGGCGCCACGCGCGTCTACCTCCGGCCCGCCGTCTCTCCAGGCGTCGTCAGTGTGGAAGAGGCCTTTAACGCCTACCTGGAGCGCGTGCACGATACCTTGCTGACCAAGCTCTAGACAGGCTTCAGCTTGACGATGACGTGCCCGCCCTTGGAGGACTCCGCCGTCTTCGCCATCCGCTCATGATGCTTCGTCTCGTACTTCTTCTTCAGTAGGTCTATCATCATCGGCACCCAGTTGGGGTCCGTCATGATGTCGGCGCGCATCTTCAGCCGGTCGGCGCTCTCCGCCGAGCCGATGGCTACGTCAACCTCAGGCGTCGCCTTCAGGTCCCACACCTCGCTCGATGATTCGGCGGAGAGGATATAGAGGCGCTCGCCGTCGTGGACGAACCAGAGCGGGTACGTGGCGGTGGCCCCGGAGGAACGGCGCACCTTCAGCCACAGCTCTTCGGCGGTCTTGGTCTTGGCGGCCAGTTCGGCAAGGGTAGGCATGGCGGCTCCTTAGCGCGGTGTGAACGCTGGCGAGTATAGGCAATTCACCTTTCAGCCACAAGGCGATTGAACCTCTTCACGGCCCTGCGCGTACAATTGGTGGAGTGCCTAGAAGTGAGATGCCTGTGAAGTTGACAGAGAGGCAACGCCTCCTCGCCTTGATCGGCGTCGTTGCCGCCATCGTCGCGGTCGTCGTTGCCCTCATGGTCACCTCGCCCGGCAAGGCTAGGGAGACCGATTCCGCTGCCTCCGGAAGCGGCGCCCAGGTCGGCAAGCTCGCCCCTGAAATTATCGGCATCTCCGCCTGGCTCAATGCCCAGCCGCTTATGCTCAAGGACCTGCGGGGCAAGGTCGTCCTTGTGGACTTCTGGACCTACACCTGCGTCAATTGCGTTCGCACCCTGCCCTATCTGACGGAATGGCATAAGAGATACGCCGATAGAGGGCTCGTCATCGTCGGCGTGCACACGCCCGAGTTCGACTTCGAGCGCGATGTGAAGAACGTCGAGGCCGCCGCAAGGCGCTATGGCGTCACCTACCCGGTGGCCCTGGATAACGCCCGTGGCACCTGGGATAACTATCGCACGCAGTACTGGCCCCGCAAGTTCCTGGTGGACAGCAAAGGCATCATTCGCTATGACCACATCGGCGAGGGACGCTATGAGGCGACCGAATCCCAGATTAAAAAGCTTCTTGCCGAGATTGGTGCCAACGTAAATGGCATGGGTTCTGTGAAAGACCCCAACCCGGGGCCTCTTGTGGCCGCGCAGAACGTCACGCCCGAGCTCTACGCCGGGGCCCGTGGCTATTTCCAGGCCCAGATCGGCAACGTGGACCAGTACACGCCCATCCAGCCGGTGGACTACACCCTTCCCGCCGCCTTGCGCTCCAACGTCATCTACATGAGCGGTCTCTGGAAAGCTGGGGAAGAGGGTCTCTACCACGCCCGGGGGACGGATGGCTACGTGGATGAAATCGTGGTGAAGTACTTCGCCCGCAGCGCCAACCTGGTCATCCAACCCCAGGGCGATCACCCCTTTGATGTGCGCATCACCTTTGACGGCAAGCCCCTCCCGGAGCACATCCGTGGCAAGGACGTCGTTGTGGATGCCGCAGGCGATACCGTCGTCCGCGTTCGGGAGGCCCGCCTCTACAACCTCGTCTCAGCCCCCGAGATCGGCGCCCACGAGCTCCGCCTCAGCGCCAAGAGCAAGGACTTCGCCATCTTTGCCTTCACCTTCGGCACCGGCGAGCAGGACTGACCCCTGTGGCTGACATCGCCTACGCAAACGCGTTCACGGGAGGCATCTCCTCCATCGCCACGCCGTGCGTCGGCGTCATCATCCCCGCCTTCCTCGCCCATGTCGTCGGCCTCACCGCCCTCTCTGCCTCCTCCGAGGCAGAGAAGAAGAGTGCAGAACCGCCGGCAAGCCCGCTCCGCCGCGTGTGGAAGGCGATGGGCAACGGCAGATGGGTTCTCTACGGCACACTCGCCTTTCTCGCAGGCTTTATCCTCACCTTCGTCCTCCTCGGCTCCGCCTTGGATCCAGTCTCTCGCTGGGTCACCGATAGCAAGACGGCGATCTCCCGCGTCGGCGGGGTGGTGGTCATCCTCTATGGGCTTGTGGTCACCGGCCTGCTGCCCCTCTCCTATCTCCGCCTGGCGGACAGGCCGCGCCTCCTCGCGATGGGGAAGCTCTTCGTCTCCTTCGTTGTCGGCATCGCCTTCGCCATCGGCTGGACGCCCTGCGTGAACGCCGACCTGGGCACCATCCTCACGACCGCTCGCGACCCAGGGACGGCTGGCGAAGGCGCGCGACTGCTCACCGTCTACTCTGTGGGCCTCATGCTGCCCTTCGCCCTTGGCGGCGCGCTCCTGGCCTACGATACGACCTTCCTGGAAGCGCGCAAACGCACTCGCCTTGTGATCGCGGCGGTGGCCGGCATCGTCCTCATCGCCCTCGGTGCCATGGTCATCACCGAGCGCTTCCAGGAACTGACGGGCTACCTCTTCAACCTCTAACCCTGCTGCACCCGCTCATCCTCACCCCTTCTCTCCCTCGGCGGGAGCGAACAAAAGAGAGGGGGCACGGCTCCTCTTATGAGAGGTCTCGGATCAAGCTCGTCCGCACCTGCGGGGAGATATTCACCCGCTGTTTGTAGTTCGGGTGGCTGACCACAAGCCGCGCCTCGTCCTCTCCGGTGCGGAATCGGCGCGATTGCTGCGCCGTGAAGGGGAAGCGGAGGAAGTGCACGGCGCTGATCTTCCGCTCCTTGCTCCTCCCGCCCTCGAATGTCGCGTAGACCTTCGTCCCGCCGAACTCGAGCCACACCTTGCGTCCCTTGTCCAGCCCCAGGAACTTTTCCAGTTCGGCCTTGATGCGCCGCTGGTTCGTGATTTCGATGAGCAACGTGGCGCTCAACTCGTTGGCGTCTGGGATCAGCCCGTTGTAGGCCCGTAGCTCGTCCTTGATGGCCTCTTCCTTCACGATCCGCTCCACCCGCATCATCTCCTGGATCTGGAAGATGACCGTCTCCCGATTCTCGAAGACCACGGAGATGCGTCGGCCTGCCTCGATGCGCCGGTTCTTCTTGAGCGCGATGATCCGCGCCCGCTCCTCAGGCCGGGCCTTCTCATAGGCCAGGATATCCTTGATGTCTCCTCGTGTGACCTTCT belongs to Chloroflexota bacterium and includes:
- a CDS encoding alpha/beta hydrolase; the protein is MPLNPKCGPLIDGYNARYGGKPRTAQTLPGIRAQMEAALALGKPKVASVEDRRIPGPHGEIPFRVYKPLKAGRPLPVLVTFHGGGWTIGSVNSHDGTARRLALAAECAVVSVDYRLAPEHKFPIPFDDCYAAMVWVAEHSRELGVDGARIAVGGDSSGGNLAAAVALKARDAGGPKLAFQLLIYPALDRNLETASYRQNASGYLLTRETMAVNWALYLGSEADAKNPYACPIQAKDLRGLPPALIITAEYDPLRDDGDIYAKRLRAADVPVAYTCYEGMIHAFFSYSEVLAEAKQALAQAGEALKKAFRA
- a CDS encoding anion transporter, with amino-acid sequence MAAAALIFALTYLGIAFNRVPKVNIDRPTAALIGATLMVLAGVLTFDEAVAAVNFDTIALLLGMMMLVVVLQQAGFFTLLAVKTVSATGSPIKLMAVVIVATAVFSAFLVNDVIVLLFTPVIIQACRMNRLNPIPYLIAEAMASNIGSSATIIGNPQNVLIGITSEISFGRFFLHLLPVAFVSTLILMGVIWLFYRNQLTAKDGGSSLQETATKAIPIDRQKLLRMTPIVIGVIVTFFLHSFLDLRLAVIALSAGGVAVVVSGIKPSNIIKDVDWVLLLFFAGLFIVVHGAQDAGVLDFFLDRVSLDANTAGVVSIHGISTVVSQIVSNVPFTLLVIPLLQDSNSNLLWLSLASGATLGGNMTLIGAVANLIVAEVAYRDGVTLKFGEFFKVGAVVTVLTLIASVGILLLQYELGWLK
- the radA gene encoding DNA repair protein RadA, whose protein sequence is MAKSHPKSLFVCQQCSAESPKWLGRCPECGQFNTMVETLVAAPTAARPWTGGKASESIELSGIAMSDTTRMALPLREVNRVLGGGIVPGSLTLIGGDPGIGKSTLLLQVAQAVADGIGPVVYVSGEESPQQIKLRASRLGLKGKGLHLLAETDLDAVLARLDQSKPALVIVDSIQTMALSAVTSAAGSVGQVRECALRLMQWAKSHGTPVMIAGHVTKDGAIAGPRVLEHMVDVVLYLEGEGFSPFRILRGVKNRFGSTNEVGIFEMRDGGLSEVTNPSEAFLAHRQESAMGSAIVPTLEGTRPLLVEIQALATPAGLGPARRIANGVDFNRLLLILAVLTKHLGLPMSGQDVIVNVVGGLHIEEPAADAAIALAVASSLRDTPLRERCVVMGEVGLSGELRPVNQTERRLAEAAALGFKLCVLPGQANGSVKAPGELKLLYAETLRDAVRLALASRPAAL
- a CDS encoding LLM class F420-dependent oxidoreductase, with protein sequence MLNIGLSIFGLKPSSMPKVAARAEELGFGSIWVAEHLVFPAVIPPTYPYSSSGHPPINPDTPLLDPWVVLSYIAAATKKVKLGTGVYILPLRSPFVTARAVTTLDRLSEGRVILGVGVGWLKEEFQAVGENWENRLKRTRETVEIIRKLWTEETIAYKGQYYSFDAVKFQPKPVQKPCIPIEFGGETKAALRRAAELGDGWIAAGRWQPDDVAKVVAEIQGYRREAGRTGPFNITCSCALEPTPENVRRYEAAGATRVYLRPAVSPGVVSVEEAFNAYLERVHDTLLTKL
- a CDS encoding redoxin domain-containing protein, whose protein sequence is MPVKLTERQRLLALIGVVAAIVAVVVALMVTSPGKARETDSAASGSGAQVGKLAPEIIGISAWLNAQPLMLKDLRGKVVLVDFWTYTCVNCVRTLPYLTEWHKRYADRGLVIVGVHTPEFDFERDVKNVEAAARRYGVTYPVALDNARGTWDNYRTQYWPRKFLVDSKGIIRYDHIGEGRYEATESQIKKLLAEIGANVNGMGSVKDPNPGPLVAAQNVTPELYAGARGYFQAQIGNVDQYTPIQPVDYTLPAALRSNVIYMSGLWKAGEEGLYHARGTDGYVDEIVVKYFARSANLVIQPQGDHPFDVRITFDGKPLPEHIRGKDVVVDAAGDTVVRVREARLYNLVSAPEIGAHELRLSAKSKDFAIFAFTFGTGEQD
- a CDS encoding DUF3501 family protein produces the protein MKKVTRGDIKDILAYEKARPEERARIIALKKNRRIEAGRRISVVFENRETVIFQIQEMMRVERIVKEEAIKDELRAYNGLIPDANELSATLLIEITNQRRIKAELEKFLGLDKGRKVWLEFGGTKVYATFEGGRSKERKISAVHFLRFPFTAQQSRRFRTGEDEARLVVSHPNYKQRVNISPQVRTSLIRDLS